A portion of the Mus pahari chromosome 17, PAHARI_EIJ_v1.1, whole genome shotgun sequence genome contains these proteins:
- the Krt79 gene encoding keratin, type II cytoskeletal 79 encodes MRSSLSRQTFSTKGGFSSNSASGGGGSRMRTSYSSVTMSRGSGGGVRSGSNSGGFGSRSLYNLGGKNISVSVACGASSGRALGGFGSGAYVGLGAGRQTFGPVCPPGGIQEVTVNQSLLTPLNVEIDPEIQRVRTQEREQIKTLNNKFASFIDKVRFLEQQNKVLETKWALLQEQSQNTGVARSLEPFFENYLSTLRRQLDTKQSERGRLDMELRNVQDNLEDFKNKYEDEINKRTALENEFVLLKKDVDAAYMGRMDLHGKVDSLTQEIDFLQQLFEMELSQVQTNVSDTNVILSMDNNRSLDLDSIIAEVKAQYELIAQKSRAEAESWYQTKYEELQVTAGKHGDSLRDTKNEIAELTRTIQRLQGEVDAAKKQCQQLQTAIAEAEQNGEMALKDAKKKLGDLDTALHQAKEDLARMLHEYQDLVSVKLALDMEIATYRKLLESEESRMSGDCPSAISISVTGNSTSVCAGGSAGFGNGLSLGGAGGASKGGFGTSVSYGAAKGGQVSGGTSILRKTTTVKTSSRRY; translated from the exons ATGAGGTCCTCTTTGTCCAGGCAGACCTTCTCCACTAAAGGAGGCTTCAGCTCTAACTCAGCCAGCGGAGGTGGTGGGAGTAGGATGCGAACCAGCTACAGCTCAGTGACTATGTCCAGGGGCAGTGGCGGTGGGGTCCGCTCTGGGTCCAACTCCGGGGGCTTTGGCAGCCGGAGCCTCTACAACTTGGGAGGCAAGAATATCTCCGTCAGCGTGGCTTGTGGGGCCTCCTCTGGCCGGGCACTAGGAGGCTTTGGCAGTGGGGCCTATGTGGGCCTAGGGGCTGGCAGGCAGACATTTGGGCCAGTCTGTCCTCCCGGGGGGATCCAGGAAGTCACTGTCAACCAGAGCCTGCTGACGCCTCTCAATGTGGAGATAGACCCCGAGATTCAGCGGGTGCGCACCCAGGAGCGCGAGCAGATCAAGACCCTCAACAACAAGTTTGCCTCCTTTATTGATAAG GTGCGCTTCCTGGAACAACAGAACAAGGTGCTGGAGACGAAGTGGGCGCTGCTGCAGGAGCAGAGCCAGAACACGGGGGTCGCCAGGAGCCTGGAGCCTTTCTTTGAGAATTACCTGAGCACCCTGAGGAGGCAGCTGGATACCAAACAGAGCGAGCGGGGGCGGCTGGATATGGAGCTGAGGAACGTGCAGGATAATCTGGAGGACTTCAAGAACAA GTACGAGGATGAAATCAACAAACGCACTGCCCTGGAGAATGAGTTTGTGTTGCTCAAGAAG gATGTAGATGCCGCGTACATGGGCAGAATGGATCTGCACGGCAAAGTGGACAGCTTGACCCAAGAGATTGACTTCCTGCAACAGCTCTTTGAGATG GAGCTGAGCCAAGTGCAGACCAATGTGTCTGACACCAACGTGATACTGTCCATGGACAACAACCGCAGCCTGGACTTGGACAGCATCATCGCTGAGGTCAAAGCCCAGTATGAGCTGATCGCCCAGAAGAGCCGGGCTGAGGCTGAGTCCTGGTACCAGACCAAA TATGAAGAGCTGCAGGTGACAGCTGGGAAGCATGGGGACAGCCTTCGAGACACTAAAAACGAGATCGCAGAACTCACTCGCACCATTCAGAGACTGCAGGGCGAAGTGGATGCAGCCAAGAAGCAG TGCCAGCAGCTGCAGACAGCCATCGCAGAAGCAGAGCAGAATGGGGAGATGGCGCTCAAGGATGCTAAGAAGAAGCTTGGAGATCTAGACACAGCCCTGCATCAGGCCAAGGAGGACCTGGCCCGGATGCTGCATGAATACCAGGATCTTGTGAGCGTCAAGCTGGCCCTGGATATGGAGATCGCCACCTACCGCAAGCTGCTGGAGAGCGAGGAGAGCAG GATGTCTGGAGATTGTCCCAGCGCAATCAGCATCT CGGTGACCGGCAACTCTACCTCCGTGTGCGCAGGCGGCTCAGCTGGCTTCGGGAACGGCCTCTCTCTGGGCGGGGCTGGCGGGGCCAGCAAGGGAGGCTTCGGTACTAGTGTGAGCTATGGCGCTGCCAAAGGCGGTCAGGTCTCTGGGGGAACCTCCATCCTACGGAAGACCACCACAGTCAAGACCTCTAGCCGGAGATACTAG